One window from the genome of Podospora pseudocomata strain CBS 415.72m chromosome 1 map unlocalized CBS415.72m_1.2, whole genome shotgun sequence encodes:
- a CDS encoding uncharacterized protein (COG:J; EggNog:ENOG503P017): MVREVVRLGSAQVSEVITAQMADKFANYPGAKEAPAAALEYHHEEDHNPPLRGWPLVIASTLLSNSSVLQKWLWNNAKFGQPKHAPGLDSSVPWRIKPDVAPLGETGPMLPLEEGYLVTPKSADCKGRFNSIADYHELYKSGQATPLDVVEALLPLIRRDVGDEESKYAAAFIESNVDEVLQHARESTERWKEGKQLGILDGVPFGVKADTEVKGYVSTMGMKVDRTVAYFNRPEPETCWPALKMQEQGAIMVGKMNQHEIGMDTTGCNPVTGTATNWYNTRYFPGGSSSGAGSGLCAGLVPVAIGTDAGGSMRIPPAFCGVYGLKPTFNRTCSRATSMCVVGPMTSTVADLTIAYRVMSQPNPSDPGQNLLCLSVPPSPGSKKTLGICRAWIARADPDVLKVFSSCVEYLTTVKGYTAVDISLPYLREGQLAHAATCLTEAATEAFARNPSNYLAPLNHANRMLVSAATHTPATDYLAYGQIRHVIMGHLAWLWEQHPDMIVLTPTTPIAGWKICDGDEAYGCSDGNLSIKNMTFAWVANTSGCPAVTCPGGYVEAEQGEGVLPVGVMGMGEWGAEEQLLGFARDMEGFLEVEGRRRPKEWVDVVGLARGKGE; the protein is encoded by the exons ATGGTTCGTGAGGTGGTAAG ATTGGGGTCAGCCCAAGTTTCTGAAGTTATCACTGCACAAATGGCAGACAAATTCGCCAACTACCCCGGCGCCAAAGAGGCACCTGCCGCTGCCCTCGAGTATCATCACGAAGAGGACCACAACCCGCCGCTGAGAGGCTGGCCTTTGGTTATTGCCTCCACTCTGTTATCCAACTCCTCCGTTCTCCAGAAATGGCTCTGGAACAACGCCAAGTTTGGCCAGCCCAAGCACGCCCCCGGACTCGACAGCTCTGTCCCCTGGCGCATCAAACCTGATGTTGCCCCCCTTGGGGAAACGGGCCCTATGCTGCCGCTTGAGGAGGGGTACCTCGTCACCCCCAAGTCGGCCGACTGCAAGGGTCGGTTCAATTCGATTGCTGATTACCATGAGCTCTACAAGTCAGGTCAGGCTACTCCccttgatgttgtcgaggCGCTCCTCCCTCTTATCAGGAGAGAcgttggtgacgaggagagcAAATATGCTGCTGCGTTCATCGAGTCCAATGTCGATGAGGTGCTTCAACATGCCAGAGAGAGCACGGAGCGGTGGAAAGAGGGAAAGCAGCTCGGCATTTTGGACGGTGTTCCCTTTGGCGTCAAGGCCGACACTGAAGTCAAGGGGTATGTCTCGACCATGGGGATGAAGGTCGACAGGACGGTCGCCTACTTCAACAGGCCCGAACCGGAGACGTGCTGGCCCGCGTTGAAGATGCAAGAGCAGGGCGCGATCATGGTGGGCAAGATGAACCAGCACGAGATAGGGATGGACACCACCGGCTGTAATCCCGTGACAGGGACAGCAACGAACTGGTACAACACCCGTTACTTCCCcggcggctcctcctccggcgcGGGGAGCGGTCTCTGTGCGGGACTGGTGCCGGTGGCAATCGGCACCGACGCCGGAGGCAGCATGCGCATCCCCCCTGCCTTTTGCGGCGTCTACGGCCTCAAACCAACCTTTAACCGCACCTGTTCCCGCGCCACGTCCATGTGTGTTGTCGGGCCCATGACATCAACGGTAGCCGACTTGACCATCGCTTACCGTGTCATGTCCCAACCTAACCCCTCCGACCCAGGCCAGAACCTTTTGTGTCTGTCCGTCCCGCCTTCTCCTGGGTCGAAGAAAACATTGGGTATCTGCCGCGCTTGGATCGCCCGCGCGGACCCGGACGTACTCAAAGTCTTCAGCTCCTGCGTTGAATACCTCACCACTGTCAAGGGGTACACCGCAGTCgacatctccctcccctatCTGAGGGAAGGGCAGCTAGCCCATGCGGCAACCTGCCTCACCGAAGCCGCAACCGAGGCCTTCGCCCGTAATCCCAGTAACTACCTcgcccccctcaaccacgcCAACCGCATGCTTGTTTCAGCGGCGACGCACACCCCAGCAACGGACTATTTAGCTTATGGCCAAATCAGGCACGTCATCATGGGGCACCTGGCCTGGCTGTGGGAGCAGCACCCCGACATGATTGTTCTCACGCCTACAACCCCGATAGCAGGGTGGAAGATTTGTGACGGGGATGAGGCGTATGGGTGCTCGGATGGGAATCTGAGTATAAAGAATATGACGTTTGCTTGGGTGGCTAACACGAGTGGTTGTCCGGCTGTCACTTGTCCGGGGGGTTATGTCGAGGCTgagcaaggggagggggttttgcctgtgggggtgatggggatgggggagtggggggcggaggagcagTTGCTGGGTTTTGCGAGGGATATGGaggggtttttggaggtggaggggaggagaaggccaaaggagtgggttgatgttgttgggttggcgagggggaagggggagtaG
- the DLD1_1 gene encoding D-lactate ferricytochrome c oxidoreductase (EggNog:ENOG503NUBF; COG:C; CAZy:AA4), whose translation MSRLAGKMPKLATAPGARPSSFPSMRPSRTTSTPLQFRRLESTQRFSPPPSSTSSSTTTKKPSSGPSFKGQLTQSITKRIQRERDDLKRLSHMRPQNSLGRMMGMTFVLFTVGAISYWCGLKYPKEADPASTLPLAATKPPKHNLNPAHLEAAWSDFVAIVGKENVSTADDVISQHATSEWSTHRAADDQKPFCVVYPATTEEVSELMKVCHYRRIPVVGYSGGTSLEGHYTPTRSGICIDFSRMNKVLSLHKDDLDVVVQPGVGWEDLNEMLAEQNLFFPPDPGPGAQIGGMIGTGCSGTNAYRYGTMREWVLSLTVVMADGTVIKTRQRPRKSSAGYDLTRLFIGSEGTLGLVTEATLKVTVKPASESVAVASFGSIREAANCVAKVVGEGVPVAAVEILDDDQMRFINQAGATSRSWKEAPTIFFKFTGTPSGVKEQVAIVQKITKGSGGKSFDFAKDEQERVELWSARKEALWSTMAVKKPGDRVWTGDVAVPMSRLPDIIDQTKQDLGRSGLKSSIVGHVGDGNFHIILLYSDAERKLAEECVHRMVKRAVEMEGTVTGEHGVGLVKRDYLPHELGESTVDAMRKIKTAFDPLCLLNCDKVVRVEKPARGEVSEW comes from the exons ATGTCGCGGCTTGCGGGCAAGATGCCCAAGCTGGCGACAGCTCCCGGAGCCCGgccatcctccttcccctctaTGCGCCCCAGCAGAACCACCAGCACACCGTTACAATTCCGCCGCCTCGAGTCAACACAGCGCTtcagcccccctccctcctctacttcctcctcaaccaccaccaagaaaccCTCCAGCGGCCCCTCCTTCAAGGGCCAACTCACACAGTCCATCACCAAGCGCATCCAGCGCGAAAGAGATGATCTCAAACGCCTCTCCCACATGCGCCCCCAAAACAGCCTGGGCAGGATGATGGGCATGACCTTTG TCCTCTTCACCGTCGGCGCAATCTCCTACTGGTGCGGCCTCAAATACCCCAAAGAAGCCGACCCggcctccaccctccccctggCAGCtaccaaaccccccaagcacaacctcaaccccgccCACCTCGAGGCCGCCTGGTCCGACTTTGTCGCCATCGTCGGCAAGGAAAACGTCTCGACCGCCGACGACGTCATCTCCCAGCACGCCACCTCGGAGTGGTCCACCCACCGCGCTGCCGACGACCAGAAGCCCTTTTGCGTCGTTTACCCCGCCACAACCGAGGAGGTGTCCGAGTTGATGAAGGTGTGCCATTACAGACGGATTCCCGTGGTGGGATACTCTGGGGGGACGAGTCTGGAGGGGCATTATACCCCGACTAGATCAGGGATATGCATTGATTTCTCAAGGATGAACAAGGTGCTCTCGTTGCACAAGGATGACTTGGACGTGGTTGTCCAGCCTGGTGTAGGGTGGGAGGATCTGAACGAGATGCTCGCGGAGCAAAATTTGTTTTTCCCGCCTGATCCAGGGCCGGGGGCGCAGATTGGGGGGATGATTGGGACTGGATGCTCGGGCACAAACGCGTACAGGTACGGGACGATGAGGGAGTGGGTTTTGAGTCTTACGGTTGTCATGGCCGACGGGACAGTCATCAAGACGAGACAGAGACCAAGAAAGAGCTCGGCGGGGTATGATTTGACGAGGCTGTTTATCGGTAGTGAGGGCACACTGGGTTTGGTGACGGAGGCGACGCTCAAGGTTACGGTTAAACCTGCTAGTGAATCCGTCGCTGTGGCATCGTTTGGGTCCATCAGAGAAGCGGCCAACTGTGTCGCCAAGGTGGTAGGGGAGGGTGTCCCCGTTGCTGCGGTAGAGATTCTAGATGACGACCAGATGAGGTTCATCAACCAAGCTGGCGCTACGTCCAGAAGCTGGAAGGAGGCGCCCACTATTTTCTTCAAATTCACGGGTACCCCCTCGGGGGTAAAAGAGCAGGTGGCCATCGTCCAAAAGATCACCAagggcagcggcggcaagtCGTTTGACTTTGCCAAGGACGAGCAGGAACGGGTCGAGCTCTGGAGcgcgaggaaggaggcgcTCTGGAGCACCATGGCGGTGAAGAAGCCCGGGGACCGGGTGTGGACGGGGGACGTGGCTGTCCCGATGAGCAGGCTGCCGGACATTATCGACCAGACGAAGCAGGATCTGGGACGGTcggggttgaagagctcGATTGTGGGACATGTCGGGGATGGGAACTTTCATATTATCTTGTTGTACTCGGATGCGGAGAGGAAGTTGGCCGAGGAGTGTGTTCATcggatggtgaagagggctgtggagatggaggggactGTGACT GGCGAGCATGGTGTTGGGCTTGTCAAGAGGGATTACCTCCCTCATGAGCTGGGAGAGAGCACGGTTGATGCTATGAGAAAG ATCAAGACGGCATTCGACCCCCTCTGCCTTCTCAATTGCGATAAAGTCGTGCGCGTCGAGAAGCCAGCGAGAGGGGAGGTTTCTGAATGGTAA